The sequence below is a genomic window from Papio anubis isolate 15944 chromosome X, Panubis1.0, whole genome shotgun sequence.
CTCTGGGTGGTGGTGCTCAGAGCAGCATATGGTCCTGGGCTCTCTGATGGAAGGACCCTGGCAAGACAGTCCACAGGCTGGATCCAGGGGCCTGAGCAAATGAGCAGGTTTTGGGGGAAAGGATAGTTTGGGGGGCCCAGTGGCAAGATGCTATAGCCCCAAAGACAGGGCAGCAGAGTCAGCTGGCTGTGTGGTCCCCAGCTTCTGTCCAGGGCAAGGACATCCTGAAGACTCCAGAGCTGACAGAAGTGTCAACCCACTAGGCTTCCTGGAGGTATCCAGTCTGCGGCATCTGATTCAGGGAGGAATGTCCTAGACAGGCCTCCTGGGTAGTGAATGGCCTGCTGGCCAAGCCCCCATGGGTCAGGGAAACTGGCTGGGGTAAACCTGGCATCCCTACAAGAGTCCCAGAGCTGGAAACTGGCTAGAAAGACAGTGTAATATCATAGAAAGAGCCGAGATTGACGTGAGACAGATCCCCATTCATTACTTACTACATTGGACAAGTCACTAAGTCTCAGTGCATCCATGTTCTTTGTTTGTACAAtggaaatcagccaggcatggtgtctcactcttgtaatcccaacactttgggaggccaaggcaggaggatcacttaagcccaggggtacaagaccagtttgggcaacatggcaagaccccatctctatacaaaaaccgttttctctctctctctcttttttttttttttttttttttttttttgagacagagtcttgctctgtcacccgggctagagtgcagtggtgccatcttggctcactgtaacctccacctcctgggttcaagtgattctcccacctcagcttcccgagtagctgggactacaggcgcgtgccaccacgcccagctaatttttttatttttaatagagatgaggttttcccatgttgaccaggctggtctcgaactcctgacctcaggtcatctgcctgccttggcctcccaaagtgctgggattacagacgtgagccaccacgcccagccaaaacttttccttaattagccaagtgtggtggcacacacctatggtcctagctactcaggaggctgagacaagaggatcgcttgagcctaggagtttgaggttgcagtgggccatcatcacaccactgcactcaaacttgggcaacacagcgagatcctgtcactaaaaataaataataaaaaataaaaatggaggccaggtgtggtggctcacacctgtaatcccagcactttgggaggccaaggtgggcagaccacaaggtcaggagtttgagaccaacctgaccaacatggtgaaaccccgtctctactaaaaataaataaataaataaatataaaaatgagctgggcgtggtggtgcgcacctgtaatcccaggtactcgggaggctgaggcaggagaagtgcttgaacccggaaggcggaggttgcggtgagctgagatcacaccactgcattctagcctgggcgacagagtgagactctgtctcaaaacatacatacatacatacgtacatacataaacaaacaaataaataaatggaaataattatccTGCTCCATAGAGTTGAAGGAGCATTAAATGAGCCAGTGAATGAATGTAGAGTGTtttagcatggtgcctggtacATTATAGGCATTCACATGCTAGGAATTATTTCTCCAGGTTCTGTCTCTGTAGCACAGGAAAAGTCCCAAAGGTACGAATGTAGATAGTGAAGGGGAGCTGTAGAAGAAAGATAGGGACCAACATGATTAGTTCCAGAGACACAGTAAGGCCAAATGATGCTGGAGGCACTCTCCTTCCTTTGAATCCCTCCACTCCTCACCAACTTCACAGAAAAAAGAGTCTCATGATTCTCTGACCTCCTGGGTCCCCTTCTACTGGGTATGCTATGGGTCAAGGCCATTCCCATATCCTCTCCCTCAATCTGAGGGAGGCCTGAGCACCTTCATACAACCGTGCTGTTGCCATCATTCAGTTCTGGGGCTGCAAAAGAGATCTCACTAGctatttgagaccagactgaacaacatagtgaaagtccatctctacaaaaaataaaaataaattatctgggcatggtggtacatgtctgtagacacagctactcgggaggtggaaggGGGAGTTGCCTGGGTTGAGacatcgaggctgcagtgagccaagattgtgccactgcactccagcctgggtgacagagtgagaccccgtctcaaaaaaataaaataggaggccagacatggtggctcacgcctgtaatcccagcactttgggaggctgaggccggtggatcacttggggtcaggagtttgagaccagcctggctaacatggtgaaacctcatctctactaaaactacaaaaattagctgggtttggtggcacacctgtaaccccagctactcaggaggctgaggcgggagaatcacttgaacccgggacgcggaggttacagtgagctgagattgtgccactgcactccagcctgggcgacagagtgagactccatctctaataataaaataggaaaagaaaagaaaactcccaGTCATGGCCTATAGGGCCCCCGTAGACCTGGCCTTACCtatttctgtacctcatttcTTGCCACTCTCCTTTGCTTGCTCTATTCCAGCCATCTCCATACTGGCTCCCTTTCTGTCCCTCAAACACACCAACGTTACACCACCTGCCTCTGGATCTTGACGTTTGCTGTTTCTGCTGCTTGGGgttctcttctccctttttcttttcttcttcttctttttctttttcttttttttttttgttttgttttgttttgtttttttgtttgtttgtttttttgagacagaatctcactctctcacacaggctggagtgcactggtgcgatcttggctcactggagccttcaCACCCCCAGCTCAagggttcctcccacctcagccttccgagtagctggaactacaggtacgcAACATTGCACTGggctaattttaatgtttttttctagagacagggtctcaccatattgcccaacctggtcttgaacttctgggctccagcaatccttccaccttggccccccaaagctccaagattacaggcatgagtcactgcacgtGTCCCTGgttgcttttcttcattcatttctcaACTTAAGTGGCATCTCTTCAAAGATGTCTTTTGTGCCACTCCAGCAATATGTTGCCCTCCCCCATATCTGTCACCTTCAATTCATTTACCCTGTTTTGAGAGTCCTTATCACTCTCTCAAATGAGCTTGTTTAGGGGCCTCATTTCTTATTTAGTGTCTGTCTCCTTTAGGAGAGCGGGACTTTGTTCATGTATGTAATGCCAGGATTCAGAATAGTGGCACATAGTGGGTtctcaatgaatgtttgttgaaagCCTAgaaggtggccaggcacagtggctcacgactgtaatcccagtactttgggaggccgaggtgggcagatcacctgaggtcaggagttcgaaaccagcctggccaacatggtgaaaccccatctctagaaaaatacaaaaattagctgggcatggtggtgggcacctgtaatcccagcgactcgggagactgaggcaggagaattgcttgaacccaggaggtggaggttgcagtgagccaagattgtgccattgcactccagcctgggtgacgagggtgaagctctgtctcaaaaaaaaaaaaaaaaaaaaaagagaaaagaaaagaaagaaaaaagaaaagaaagcctagAAGCCTAGAAGGTGTCAGAGGCGATCCTGGTTAGAGGACTCATAACACTAGGAACGTTGTCATCCTTGGCCCCTGTAACTGAAGAAAGAGGCCTGACCAAGAGGGGTCTGGACCCAAACTGAAATGTACCCATTAGGACAGACAAATGCACCTGTAGTAACTGAGCAGTGGCCTAGCCCTGCAAGACAGGTGATGGCAACCAAAAGGCAACACAACAGCAGGTTGTGTCCTGAGCAAGGAGTCAGCGTCTGGAGTGTGAGACAAGGTAATGGGGTGTTCCATCTGGGAGAGGCATAGCAACCAGGCTTCCGGCACACAGCTCATCCACAGACAATGGGAGCCCAGCCCTTTGGGGGAGATTCTGGGGCTGGGAGTTGGATGGGAACAACTAGTAAGAAAAGCAGCTCTAACTGGAGTGGTAGGCAGATTCCAAAGACTGAGATCCAGGCAAAGTCAAGTGATGAGAACCAGACTGGTGACTGGACTGAGTCTGAGGCCACTGGGGGCGGGACTGAGTCTGAGGCCAGGTGGGGATGGGATGCGGTAGAGAGGGCTGCAAGGATGACCCAGGCGGGACCAGACAAGCTCTTTATTTGAGTGGGAAGCACATCTGGTGTGTGTTACCCTTCGCTGTCTAGGAGCAGAGCTCCATACGCCTGACAGAGGAAAGTGTTCAGGAGCTGTCTTCCCGAGACCCCCTCAGAGCGGGATTCCAGCAAGAGAGACCCCTGAAGGAGCACACCATCTTTCATGCAAAGAAATCCACCTGGAGCTATTGTAGACAAGTCTTTACTAGCCACTTTTAGTTACTTTCACAATTGGACAAGGAGCTTTCGTATCAATAATAGGACCAGATGTATAAGAAATAACTATAGGACTCGCCTGCTGGAAAACTACCAAGAGCTCTCATTGGCTCAGAGAGCAAGTCCGGggtgggtgccgtggctcacgcctgtaatcccagcactttggaaggctaaggcaggcgaaatcacctgaggtcaggagttgggaccagcctggccaacaaggcgaaaccctgtctctactaaaaaatacaaacgttagctgggtgtggtggtgggtgcctgtaatcccagctactcaggaggctgaggcagggagaattgcttgaacccgggaggtggaggttgcagtgagctgagatcgcgccactgcactccagtctgggcgacagagcgagactccatctcaaaaaaaaaaaaaaaaaaatctccaaactgttctgcCTGATGCGCAAGCCCTCCCCAATCTCAGCTCCCACTAGCACTGTTCAGCTCTCCCTGGGCCAGATCCCCAGTTGTCCTCTCTTCCAACTTCCAAGGTCATTCCTGCCCCCCTGATTTtgcccactcccctcccctcttctttaCCAATCTAAACCTTACACGTTAGTTAACATACAAAACAAATCTAAGTATTTTCCTGTGAGCCCTCCCTGATATTGAATACATAATGCTCTCACTTCCCATGGTGCAACCTCACACTTGGTCATgttgtctggtttttgtttgcaTGTAGTTTCAGTGTGTACATAGTTCCTGCAACTAGATCATAGGGTCTCTGAACATAGGGAACGTGTCCTCTTGTAACATTTCTTCCCTAGCACCTAGCAAAGGTCTGGGGACATGATAGATATTTGTTGCTTGAGCCCTGCCTATCCAAGaaagggtaggggtgggggtcacaGTGGGAACAGCCTTAGGGTTCAAGACTGATTGATGAAAAATAGGAAGCAGAATCTAACTATTCTGGAAGTAATCGGGCCCATTGGACaaactgtcctttttttttttctttttttttgacacagtttcactctgtcacccaggctggagctcagtggcacaatctgggctcactgcaacctccacctctcgggttcaagtgatcctcctgcctcagcccttaagtagctgggattacaggcatgtgccaccatgcctggctaatttttgtattattagtagatactggttttcgccatgttggccaggctggtctcgaactcctgacctcaagtgatctgcccgcctcagcttcccaaagtcttggtattacaggcgtgagtcactgcgtccggccatactttttatttttaaactggaaaATATGGAGAGAGTAGTCTATCCGGTCATTCAAGGCACATATCTaggaaacctaggaaataccagtGAGTCCACATCTCGTTTCAAGACTTCTCTATATCACTCTGCCTGTACTTGCTCTCTAGAAAAACATATCTGGCCTGTGCCCCAACCCCACCGGGTGTTTCTGCCCACTGATTACACTGAGTGAGAGAATGAATTCGTCCTGAAGAATTGACTCAAACGATGAGAATTTCAGAGAGCCTAGAAAGCTGGCAGGGAGTGTGCCACTGGCATGGGGAATATTACTCTAGTAAGACAAACTGCCTGTTCCACTCATCACAATCAGGAATGGCTTGGAGGAAAGCAAGACAAAAAGCCATGTGATAatctatacaaattttattttgatatcaaTTTGTATGGAAACAAGCAGGTGTCAGCATTATGCAGGcacagaaaaaagggaaagaaaaactcCAGTGATAATTTATCTTGTATTTACACCGTTTGGTTTCAACAAGGACAGGAAGCTTTACTGTTAGCTTCCTGTGGGAACTCCAGTTTCTGCACCTTCCCCTGCTGCCTCTCAGCATCACGATATAGCAGGGATTTCTGGGCCTTCAATCGGCAAGCCAGGCACATGAAAATCGATTCCACGTTCTGGCTTTCTTTGGGGTCCTTGGCCGATGTCTCAAACAAGAGCATGTTGTGGGCATCAGCAAATTTCAGGGCTAAGTTGGAGGGCACCTGGATCTGTTCCCTCAAGTCACACTTGTTCCCCACAAGCACTTTGGGGACTAGTGGGGGCACAGCATGCCCATTGCATTCTTGGATCCACATTTTGAGGTTGGTGAAAGATGTCATCTTGGTGACGTCATAGACGAAGACCACGGCATGTACGTTGCGGTAGTAATGCTCGACCATGCTTTTGCGGAAACGTTCCTGACCTGCTGTGTCCCACACCTGAACCTGGAACATACAAAAATGCAGAGATGGAGTCAGAAAACGGAACAAGAACAGAGAGGAGAAAACATGGTTTTGTAGCACTATAAAAATGAAGTGACACgacgggtacagtggctcatgcctgtagtcccagcactttgggaggccgaggcgggcggatcacctgaggtcgggaattcgagaccagcctgaccaacatggagaaagttcgactctactaaaaatacaaaattagccaggcgtggtggtgcatgcctgtaatcccagccacgggggaggctgaggcaggagaatcacttgaaccagggaattgaaggttgcagtaagccgagattgcgccattgcactccagcatgggcaaaaagagcgaaactccatctcaaaaaaaaaaaaaaaaaatagaaaaagaaaaaaaaaattgagtgacAAGCCATGACACAGGAAGTGGTTCTTTGACAGATGAGCAGAATGGACTTATCAAAGCATAAAGAGAAGTTTCAGGATTTGTCAAGTTTTTCTTAAGATTGTTAACTGAAAATTTTGagttgaaaaaaatcttaagatttTTAGTTGAAAAACTGGATGTAAATTGGTCAACTTTTctggagagcaatttggcaatattatGAAGAACCTCAAAAATGTTCATAACTCTTAGGACCTGAAATCTCACTTCCAGAAATCTATACAAAAGAAATAGGGATGTGGTCAAAATTTTGTACTAATATTTTACAgtgttatttagaatttttttaaaataggaaaaacctAAATGCTCACCAGAAAAGGAATAGCTAAAGTTCATGTCTATACagtggggccgggcacagtagctcatgcctgtaatcccagcactttggaggccgaggcgggtggatcacctgaggtcaggagtttgagaccagcctggccaacatggtgaaatctcatctctactaaaaatacaaaaaaaaaaaaaaaaatagccaggcctggtggtgtatacctgtagtcccagctactcgggaggctgagacatgagaatcgcttgaacccaggaggtggtggttgcagtgagctgagatcgtgccactgtactccagcctgggcgacacagtgagactccgtctcaaaaagaataaataaaaatgaaaatatatctgtACAGTGggatattatgcagccattaaaaataatgttttcaaagactAAATTGTAAGAGAAATGCTCACAAAATACAAGTAAGTGAAAATGCAGAatacagaatttttcttttttcttttcttttttttttttttttttggaacagaatTTCATTCCTGTTGCTAGGGCTAgagtgaaatggcacgatctcagcttactgcaacctctgccatatgggttcaagcagttctcccacctcagactcctgagtagctgggattacaggcatgcaccaccacgcccggctaattttgtatttttagtagagacggggtttgtctatgttggtcaggctggtcttgaactcccgacctcaggtgctctgcctaccttggcttcccaaaagcgctgagattacaggcatgagacaccatgcccagcctcaaaattTTTCATATGCTAtggtctcaattttttaaaaaaaatgttaaatatatgcaaagcacAGACTGGAAGTGTACACATCAGAACATTAATGGTTATTTATCAGCAATGAGACTAtagtgatatttattttcttctttttaaatatttttccttattttcttctgcaagtATGCATTACTTCAgggtttatttggttttttgtttttgtttttgagatggagtttcactcttgtcgcccaggctggagtgcaatggcttgatctcagctcactgcaacctccacctcccgagttcaagcaattctctcgcctcagcctctcgagtagctgagattacaggtgcctgccaccacgcccagctaatttttgtatttttagtagagacggggtttcaccatgttggccaggctggtctcgaactcctgaactcaggcgatccacccaccttggcctcccaaagtgttgggattacaggcgtgagccactgcacctggcattgcattactttttatttaaaacatatatatatatatatatatatatatatattttgtagagacaggatcttgttatgttgccaaggctagtctcgaactcttggcctcaagcaatcctcctgccttggccccaaaatgtgctgggattacacgcatgagccactagcctgcattactttttaaagaaaacaaagttagtGTTAAAATCTCACCTTCAaaccctatttatttatttattattttgagatgggagtcttgttctgtcgcccaggctggagtgcagtggtgcgatctcagctcactgcaacctccgcatcccaggttcaagagattctactacctcagcctcctgaggagctgagactacggtcttgcgccaccatgcccggctaatttttatagttttagtagagaaggggtttcaccatgttggccaggctggtcttgaactcctgacctcaaatgatcgagcctcccaaagtgctgggattacaggactgagccaccatgcccagcctccaatttatttttaagttcactTTTTGGTTATGTAAAAGGTAACTTAATTCACTGGATTTTTCTTCTGTATCTCAGCTTTTGGGATAAAGGCcaaattgtgaagaaaaaaactGCTATCTGTAACATATGCAAAGACACAACTCCCAGGAGATATACATTCAGCccaatatatttccttttatatatcCAACGTCTTGGACAAGGGAGATTCATGCTCAGAATGATGGTCCCAAGGCCCTATACAATTCTCAGTTATCAAAGAAAATTTGATTATGGCCACTAATTGACTGCTATGGCTCTTAAAACGAAGTATAGCCTTTATTTGGAGTTAGCAGTCAGTAAGTATAATCTAGTAAATATAATTGAATCTGTCGGCTGAGTGAAGATTTTACAGGGCCCTAGAGTCATCAttccaaatatcagttttcaTTGTCCAGGCTCCCCGTCATCTCCCTCTATTGACACGGTTTCCAAGTTCCTCTGGCAAGACCTTCAGATTGAACCCTTCTTCTATTCCGATTTCTGTGTCCCTCGGCCCTCGGCCAGACTCTTCTCTCCTCACTCCTGGACTAGAGCAAAGTATTTTGGATTGTGGATGTTTCCATTGCAGGGTCTCTTGAACAcggcttgcttgcttgctttttttttttttttttttttttttttttttgttacccaggctggagttcaatggcacaatctcagctcactgcacaccctcccccaacacccaggttcaagcaattctcctgcctcagcctcccaagtagctgggattacaggcgtgtgccactgcgcctggctaatttttgtatttttagtagagacaggttttgccatgttggccagactggtctcgaactcctgacctcaggtaacgaaaagtgaacttaaaataaattggaGGCGGTAGCAGTgagtacgcctgtaatcccaacactttgggagggaggctgggagcaagcggatcctgaggtcaggagattgagactatcctggctaacacagtgaaaccctgtctctaccaaaaaaaaaaaaaaattagccgggcatggtggcaggtgcctgtagtcccagctactccggaggctgaggcaggagaatagcgtgagcccaggaggcagagcttgtagtgagccaagattgcaccacagcactccagcctgggcaacagagctagactccgtctcaaaataaaaaataaaaataaataaaaataaataaattggaggctgggcatggtggctcactcctgtaatcccagcactttgggaggcccaatcactcctgatccacctgcctcagcccctgaaagtgctgggattacaggcatgagccccagtGCCCGACCTCTGAATACTACTTTCTGACCAGTTTTCCTCAATCCCTGCTTGTATCAGCATGCCATTCACCTCTTCAGGAAACTACTGTAGCCCTCTACTGCATGTGGCATCACATGGATTCCAAATGTGGAATTCTGTCTGCCATAATTTCACCCTTCCCAACCTGGTTTCAAGCTACTCAGCTACACCGGGTTGATTCCCTCCTCTGTACTTTGGGTCATGCTAGTCCACTCCTCCCCTATAGAATCGGCTGCCCCCTCATTGCCCTATCAAAATCTCACTCATTCTTCAAGGTTAAGCTCATGCTTCTGGCTTCTTCCTCAAACCTTCGCCAACTtcccttcaattttcttttcttaggaaTCTCTGTTGCACTTTTGAGTCTGCATCACACCATTTCGAATagatttatgttttctaattgtCTCGTCAGTGCTCTTGGCATCTCTCCAGCAAGACTGTAAGCAGTCTTTTTCTGCATCAGACCACACTCGTCACTGAGGTtgtcaccatcaccattatcagcAGCAGCCACGTTATCAAAAGGCAGTGATGGCCTGAACCACTGAAACTACAAGCAGTCTGGCATCCTAGATATCTGCCAAGGCGATTTCAGAGGGAACGTCTGACTGTGATCACACGAAAAAACATAAGTCCTCAAAGACTGATTTGCTTCTGCAagcaagagacagaaaatattttcatttcttccaccTCTCCGT
It includes:
- the RAB33A gene encoding ras-related protein Rab-33A; amino-acid sequence: MAQPILGHGSLEPASAAGLASLELDSSLDQYVQIRIFKIIVIGDSNVGKTCLTFRFCGGTFPDKTEATIGVDFREKTVEIEGEKIKVQVWDTAGQERFRKSMVEHYYRNVHAVVFVYDVTKMTSFTNLKMWIQECNGHAVPPLVPKVLVGNKCDLREQIQVPSNLALKFADAHNMLLFETSAKDPKESQNVESIFMCLACRLKAQKSLLYRDAERQQGKVQKLEFPQEANSKASCPC